Proteins encoded within one genomic window of uncultured Draconibacterium sp.:
- a CDS encoding mechanosensitive ion channel domain-containing protein, with the protein MTFKEVLNIELYHNGDFTITVYNIFLILIVVLITLIALKIVRRFFKRFINKQETERRSYWSVYLILRYVVWVIIIVFLLESSGLKVSVLLASITALLVGVGFGIQQLFSDIASGIVLLVERNLQLNDVIQLQDGTVGRVIHIGLRTSRLKTRDDIILVVPNSNFVNDKIINWSQMDYNTRFSVDVGVAYGSDTKMVTQILLDCAAKNKNVSLSPQPFVRFNNFGDSALEFQVFFWVRESFWVENTKSEIRYAIDDEFRKHGVQIPFPQRDIHIKSTVEQAK; encoded by the coding sequence ATGACATTTAAAGAGGTTTTAAATATTGAATTATATCATAACGGAGATTTTACGATTACCGTTTACAACATCTTTTTAATACTTATTGTAGTTCTGATCACCTTGATAGCACTTAAAATAGTTCGACGCTTTTTCAAACGTTTTATCAATAAGCAGGAAACCGAGCGACGATCATACTGGTCGGTTTACCTGATATTAAGGTATGTAGTTTGGGTTATTATTATCGTTTTTCTGTTAGAATCGTCGGGGCTGAAAGTTTCGGTCTTGCTGGCCAGTATTACCGCTCTGTTGGTAGGTGTTGGATTTGGTATTCAGCAGTTGTTTAGCGATATCGCATCTGGCATTGTCTTGCTCGTTGAACGAAATCTGCAATTAAACGATGTTATTCAGTTGCAAGATGGTACGGTTGGTCGGGTTATCCATATCGGGCTGCGTACATCGCGATTAAAAACCCGTGACGACATTATTTTGGTGGTGCCCAATTCTAATTTTGTAAACGACAAAATAATCAACTGGAGCCAAATGGATTACAATACCCGTTTTTCGGTTGACGTGGGAGTAGCTTACGGTTCCGACACCAAAATGGTAACGCAGATTCTGCTCGATTGTGCTGCAAAAAACAAGAATGTTTCTCTCTCTCCACAACCCTTTGTTCGTTTTAATAATTTTGGCGATTCGGCACTCGAATTCCAGGTGTTCTTCTGGGTACGCGAGTCATTTTGGGTCGAAAATACCAAAAGCGAGATACGCTATGCTATCGATGATGAGTTCCGTAAACATGGCGTACAAATTCCTTTCCCGCAGCGCGATATACACATAAAAAGTACAGTTGAACAAGCGAAATAG
- a CDS encoding S41 family peptidase → MKKRLLIGITIVAVIGISFFSFTRDEKNFEIAKNLDIYHTLFRELNMFYVDEVNPNDLVKTSIDKMLSSLDPYTNYISEDQMEDFRFMTTGEYAGIGALISKQNDNIVIAEPYEGFPAQKFGIKAGDIILEVAGKDTKEMTTEDVSSLLKGPANKPVTIKLQRLGAKKPFTVDVVREKISIDAVPYYGMLDQNTAYIRLSSFTANCSDDVKKAFLELKQNNPDGLILDLRGNPGGLLVEAVKIVNFFVPKGEEIVSTRGKVKQWDKVYKATAEPLDTTMKIAVLVNSGSASASEIVSGAIQDLDRGIIVGTRTFGKGLVQTTRDLSYNTKLKVTTAKYYIPSGRCIQALDYSHRNEDGSVGHVPDSLITEFTTKKGRKVYDGGGVVPDVKIEGDKLSSLSIELVTRFKVFDFATKYSNENESIPEPEAFSITDDIYNQFADFVEQSDFKYESASQDDLKELLETAKQEKYYDLAKEEFDALAAKIEPDLDKDLTVFRPEISELLESEIVSRYYYQKGSIRASINDDKGIAKTIEALHSETAYAAYFEHGLVVGMN, encoded by the coding sequence ATGAAGAAAAGATTATTAATAGGAATAACGATAGTTGCGGTAATTGGAATTAGCTTTTTCAGTTTTACCCGCGACGAGAAGAATTTTGAAATTGCAAAGAACCTGGATATTTACCACACTTTGTTTCGCGAGTTGAACATGTTTTATGTTGACGAGGTGAATCCGAATGACTTGGTAAAAACCAGTATCGATAAAATGTTGTCGTCACTCGATCCTTACACGAATTACATTTCGGAAGATCAGATGGAAGATTTTCGTTTTATGACCACCGGCGAATATGCGGGTATCGGGGCGTTAATCAGCAAACAAAACGATAACATAGTAATTGCCGAACCTTATGAAGGATTTCCGGCACAGAAATTCGGAATAAAAGCCGGCGACATTATTCTTGAGGTTGCGGGGAAAGACACCAAAGAAATGACTACCGAGGATGTTAGTTCGCTGTTGAAAGGACCGGCCAACAAGCCTGTTACCATAAAATTGCAGCGCCTCGGAGCGAAAAAGCCTTTTACCGTTGATGTTGTTCGCGAAAAAATCAGTATCGACGCTGTTCCTTATTATGGAATGCTCGATCAGAATACAGCTTACATTCGTTTGTCGAGCTTTACCGCAAACTGTAGCGACGATGTAAAAAAAGCTTTCCTGGAATTGAAACAAAATAATCCCGACGGATTAATTCTCGACTTGCGCGGAAACCCGGGAGGTTTGTTGGTTGAAGCCGTGAAAATTGTAAACTTCTTTGTGCCGAAAGGCGAAGAAATTGTAAGCACCCGCGGCAAAGTAAAACAATGGGACAAAGTGTACAAAGCAACTGCTGAACCTTTGGATACCACAATGAAAATTGCCGTATTGGTGAACAGCGGATCGGCTTCGGCATCCGAAATTGTTTCAGGTGCTATTCAGGATCTCGACCGCGGAATTATTGTAGGTACCCGTACTTTCGGAAAAGGATTGGTGCAAACTACACGTGATTTAAGCTACAATACAAAACTGAAAGTTACTACCGCTAAATATTACATTCCGAGTGGCCGTTGTATTCAGGCGCTGGATTATTCGCACCGCAACGAAGATGGAAGTGTTGGTCATGTTCCTGATTCGCTGATCACTGAATTCACCACAAAAAAAGGCCGCAAAGTTTACGACGGTGGTGGTGTTGTTCCCGATGTAAAAATTGAAGGCGACAAACTCAGCAGTTTAAGTATCGAATTGGTAACTCGTTTTAAGGTTTTCGATTTTGCCACAAAATATTCAAACGAAAACGAAAGTATTCCTGAGCCGGAAGCATTTTCGATTACCGACGATATTTATAATCAGTTTGCCGATTTTGTTGAACAAAGCGATTTTAAATACGAATCGGCATCGCAAGACGATTTGAAAGAGTTGTTAGAGACAGCCAAACAGGAAAAATATTACGATCTGGCGAAAGAAGAATTTGATGCACTGGCAGCCAAAATTGAACCCGATTTGGATAAGGACTTAACGGTATTCAGACCGGAAATCAGCGAGTTGCTGGAAAGCGAGATCGTTTCGCGCTATTATTACCAAAAAGGATCGATAAGAGCATCGATTAACGACGACAAAGGAATTGCAAAAACAATAGAAGCATTACATTCTGAAACAGCTTATGCCGCCTATTTTGAGCACGGGCTGGTAGTTGGAATGAATTAA
- a CDS encoding periplasmic heavy metal sensor yields MKTRILSLALIAVFAFSVTAMAQQPERQRRSPEQREMMAKRFDRERANFKEFFTEEQQERLKELRLESTKEIQPLRNELNELRAKQRTLTTAEKADIKAINNNIEKMADVQVQIEKIRAKQHQEIRSMLSDEQRIKFDEMRSKRDRDFNRKPTSRDRFKHGA; encoded by the coding sequence ATGAAAACAAGAATTTTAAGTTTAGCATTAATTGCAGTATTTGCATTTTCGGTTACTGCAATGGCACAGCAACCGGAGCGACAGAGACGATCGCCCGAACAACGCGAAATGATGGCCAAGCGTTTTGACAGGGAAAGAGCCAATTTTAAAGAGTTTTTTACCGAAGAACAACAGGAAAGACTGAAAGAACTTCGCCTTGAATCGACCAAAGAAATTCAGCCTCTGCGCAATGAATTGAACGAACTAAGAGCCAAGCAACGCACATTAACAACTGCTGAAAAGGCAGATATAAAAGCTATTAATAACAATATTGAAAAAATGGCTGATGTTCAGGTTCAAATAGAAAAGATAAGGGCCAAACAACACCAGGAAATTCGTTCGATGTTAAGCGATGAGCAACGTATTAAGTTCGACGAAATGAGAAGCAAAAGAGACAGAGATTTTAACAGGAAACCAACAAGCCGTGATCGTTTTAAACACGGTGCTTAA
- a CDS encoding head GIN domain-containing protein, giving the protein MKQFVVFLSGIILSLAASSCLFQSTVKGNGDVTTEERGIEDFDALNVSRGMNVYVSIGNDYKVVVEADENLHKSIVTELHGEELRIKAIDNIRKATSKKVFVTLPRLISAKSSSGSNVFSENTLNVNDLDLAVSSGANLTFSLDADDVKAKSSSGSNIFLEGNANSINAKASSGSNIKAGDLKAKSAQANVSSGANIWLSTENQLKANASSGGNVFYNGNPSETEISKSSGGNVIKN; this is encoded by the coding sequence ATGAAACAATTTGTAGTATTCCTCTCAGGTATCATTTTATCACTTGCCGCTTCTTCGTGTTTATTTCAGTCAACCGTTAAAGGAAATGGAGATGTTACAACCGAGGAGCGAGGTATTGAAGATTTTGATGCTTTAAATGTCAGCCGCGGAATGAATGTTTACGTTTCCATAGGAAACGACTACAAAGTAGTTGTTGAGGCCGACGAAAACCTTCACAAAAGTATTGTAACCGAGTTGCACGGCGAAGAACTGCGCATAAAAGCGATCGACAACATCCGGAAAGCAACCAGCAAAAAAGTATTTGTGACACTTCCACGCCTGATATCGGCAAAATCATCGTCGGGCAGCAATGTATTTTCAGAAAATACTTTGAATGTAAATGATTTAGATCTTGCCGTATCGTCGGGTGCCAACTTAACATTCTCACTCGATGCAGATGATGTGAAGGCAAAATCCAGCTCCGGATCGAATATCTTTCTAGAAGGAAATGCCAATTCGATAAATGCAAAAGCCAGCTCAGGGTCGAATATAAAAGCCGGCGATTTAAAAGCTAAATCGGCGCAGGCAAATGTTAGCAGTGGCGCAAATATTTGGCTTAGTACCGAAAACCAACTGAAGGCAAACGCCAGCAGCGGAGGAAATGTGTTCTATAACGGCAATCCGTCAGAAACCGAAATAAGCAAATCATCGGGCGGAAATGTGATAAAAAATTAG
- a CDS encoding head GIN domain-containing protein, translated as MKTFTKILFLFMIAFTSYGTVLAGNSDETQMRQVSGFNAIKVSTGIDLYLTMGNTEEVKVVAEDDIIDDLITEVESGTLKIYMKRRNNWFNWGSGNQTRKVYVTVKELKELSASSGSDVESTNTLEGESLEVSCSSGSDLKIEVYYKNLSVDTSSGSDAKLRGKVKTLRADASSGSDIKAGDLESAICYANASSGSDITVSVSSELYADASSGSDINYHGNPDIRDIDESSGGDVSQR; from the coding sequence ATGAAGACATTTACAAAAATTCTATTCTTATTTATGATCGCTTTTACCAGCTACGGAACAGTACTTGCCGGCAACAGCGACGAAACTCAAATGCGCCAAGTCAGTGGTTTTAATGCCATAAAAGTATCAACCGGAATCGACCTTTACCTGACAATGGGCAACACCGAAGAGGTAAAAGTGGTTGCCGAAGATGATATTATTGATGATCTGATAACCGAAGTTGAAAGCGGAACACTTAAAATTTACATGAAACGACGCAACAACTGGTTTAACTGGGGTAGCGGCAACCAAACAAGAAAAGTTTATGTAACCGTAAAAGAGCTGAAAGAACTTTCGGCCTCGTCGGGTTCCGATGTAGAATCGACAAATACGCTGGAAGGCGAATCTTTGGAAGTAAGTTGCAGCAGTGGTTCCGATTTAAAAATAGAGGTGTACTACAAAAATCTGTCGGTTGATACCAGCAGCGGCAGCGACGCAAAACTACGTGGAAAAGTAAAAACACTTCGTGCTGATGCCAGCAGTGGTTCGGATATAAAAGCCGGCGATCTTGAATCGGCAATTTGTTATGCCAACGCCAGTAGCGGCTCGGATATTACCGTAAGTGTTAGCAGCGAACTTTATGCCGATGCCAGCAGCGGTTCGGATATTAATTATCACGGAAATCCGGATATCAGAGACATCGACGAATCGAGCGGTGGTGATGTAAGCCAGCGATAA
- a CDS encoding DUF5723 family protein has product MKNLPTKIRLIVILFGAICWIPATAQNGNPVQFLSEVSQSSLSNPAFHNKTEKLVIGLPILSGATLNWNANFASDYFFSENFAYSFDHFYQSLGERGDAATVAMLPLVYLSLTNDKQTLSFSLSERILVSGNFDHEFLKFIDQGLIPYYGQEEEYGPISFKTHLFRELAFSYARQLSREFSVGIRPKVLFGQLFFDIENLNVAVHTDEERQVLQVVPNGTYRISGPIDVQNFSNDDKTTIDPNLTAGDYFFKFKNMGAGIDLGFTYKQNKQTTIALAITDLGFTTLKYKAYNNTLSGSIEYSAGNLYQSSDPNAPNYFEPKEALLALSDSLVYITSAKAFTQRQYELLPVKLNLMVTHLLNDKMKLNFSDNLSYYNGEANNYLSAYFNIFLGTRFELSSGLNLYNFEQVLPGFACSYTARGVQLYLATNNIAKLVQPSKAKNLNLRFGVNLLFSTQPK; this is encoded by the coding sequence ATGAAGAACTTACCCACAAAAATACGACTCATCGTAATTCTGTTTGGTGCAATTTGTTGGATACCCGCAACAGCACAGAACGGAAATCCTGTGCAATTTTTGTCAGAGGTAAGTCAGTCGTCCCTGTCAAATCCGGCGTTTCATAATAAAACCGAGAAATTAGTAATCGGTCTTCCAATTTTATCGGGTGCCACACTTAACTGGAATGCTAATTTTGCTTCAGATTATTTTTTTTCCGAAAACTTTGCCTATAGCTTCGATCATTTTTATCAATCCTTAGGCGAACGCGGAGATGCTGCCACTGTTGCAATGCTGCCACTTGTATATCTAAGCCTCACAAACGATAAACAAACCTTAAGCTTCTCTCTATCAGAAAGAATATTGGTTTCAGGGAATTTCGATCATGAATTTCTGAAATTTATCGACCAGGGACTTATTCCATACTACGGACAGGAAGAGGAATACGGCCCCATTTCGTTCAAAACACATTTATTCAGAGAACTGGCTTTTTCATATGCCAGGCAACTTTCCAGGGAATTTAGCGTTGGGATACGGCCAAAAGTGTTGTTTGGTCAGTTATTTTTCGACATCGAAAACCTGAATGTAGCGGTTCATACCGATGAAGAAAGGCAGGTTTTACAGGTTGTACCAAACGGAACTTACCGGATTTCGGGGCCAATCGATGTTCAGAATTTTTCAAATGATGATAAAACAACCATAGACCCCAACCTAACTGCCGGAGATTATTTCTTTAAGTTCAAAAATATGGGCGCCGGCATTGATTTAGGATTTACCTACAAGCAGAACAAACAAACCACCATTGCCCTGGCCATTACCGACCTTGGTTTTACCACTTTAAAATACAAGGCTTACAACAATACCTTAAGCGGATCGATCGAATACTCCGCCGGCAATCTTTATCAATCGTCTGATCCGAACGCACCAAATTATTTCGAACCCAAAGAGGCTTTGTTGGCTTTATCTGATTCGTTGGTGTATATAACATCGGCCAAAGCTTTTACACAACGCCAGTACGAACTGCTGCCGGTAAAGCTAAACCTGATGGTTACGCACCTGCTAAACGATAAAATGAAACTGAATTTTTCAGACAACCTCTCTTACTACAACGGAGAAGCCAATAACTATTTATCAGCCTATTTCAATATATTTTTAGGAACCCGGTTCGAATTAAGCAGTGGATTAAACCTGTATAATTTCGAACAGGTTTTACCCGGTTTTGCATGCAGCTACACCGCTAGAGGCGTACAACTTTACCTGGCAACAAATAATATTGCCAAGCTGGTGCAACCATCTAAAGCAAAAAATTTAAATTTGCGCTTTGGTGTAAACTTATTATTTTCCACGCAGCCAAAATAG
- a CDS encoding DUF4834 family protein yields the protein MTLFITLYLVGFLRTFVIIAVIYFGFRFIMRYLFPKIIDKGMKNMQQKMREQQQQQQPKRPEGEVTVENQRSNRKNNGQDNGEYVDFEEVD from the coding sequence ATGACTTTATTTATTACACTATACCTGGTAGGCTTCCTCAGAACATTCGTAATAATTGCTGTAATCTACTTCGGATTCCGTTTTATTATGCGCTATCTCTTCCCTAAAATTATCGACAAGGGAATGAAAAATATGCAGCAAAAAATGCGCGAACAGCAACAGCAGCAACAACCCAAACGCCCCGAAGGCGAAGTTACTGTTGAAAACCAGCGCTCAAATAGGAAAAACAACGGCCAGGACAATGGCGAATATGTTGATTTTGAAGAGGTAGATTAA
- a CDS encoding glycine--tRNA ligase has product MAQEDIFKKLVAHCKEYGYVFQSSEIYDGLGAVYDYGQMGVELKNNIKKYWWDSMVLLHENVVGLDSAIFMHPTIWKASGHVDAFNDPLIDNKDSKKRYRADVLIEDQLAKYEEKMNKEVKKAAKRFGDAFDEKQFRETNPRVLANQEKWNTLHKRFSDALNDNDLAELKKIIEDEGIVCPISGSRNWTDVRQFNLMFSTEMGSTAEGASKIFLRPETAQGIFVNYLNVQKTGRMKIPFGIAQIGKAFRNEIVARQFIFRMREFEQMEMQFFVRPGTELDWFEKWKTTRMKWHRALGFGDENYRFHEHEKLAHYANAAVDVEFKFPFGFKEVEGIHSRTDFDLSQHEEYSGKKIRYYDPELGESYVPYVVETSIGVDRMFLQVISASYCEEQLEKDTRVVLKLPPVLAPVKLAVMPLVKKDGLPEKAREIIDDLKFDFNCQYDEKDSIGKRYRRQDAIGTPFCVTVDHQTNEDNTVTIRYRDTMEQERVAIADLGKIIGDAVSYKGLFGKL; this is encoded by the coding sequence ATGGCACAAGAAGATATTTTCAAGAAACTGGTAGCGCACTGTAAAGAATACGGTTATGTATTTCAATCGAGCGAGATTTATGATGGATTAGGAGCAGTGTACGATTACGGACAAATGGGTGTTGAACTGAAAAACAACATCAAAAAATACTGGTGGGACAGCATGGTGCTGTTGCACGAAAATGTAGTTGGTTTAGACTCAGCAATTTTTATGCATCCCACAATTTGGAAAGCATCGGGCCACGTTGATGCTTTTAACGATCCGTTAATCGATAACAAAGATTCGAAAAAACGCTACCGTGCCGACGTACTTATTGAAGACCAGCTGGCTAAGTACGAGGAAAAAATGAATAAGGAAGTTAAAAAGGCTGCAAAACGTTTTGGCGATGCCTTTGATGAAAAACAATTCCGTGAAACCAATCCTCGTGTTCTGGCCAACCAGGAAAAATGGAATACACTTCATAAGCGTTTTTCAGATGCACTGAACGATAACGATCTGGCAGAATTAAAGAAGATAATTGAAGACGAAGGTATTGTTTGCCCGATTTCAGGCTCACGAAACTGGACCGATGTACGTCAGTTTAACCTGATGTTTTCAACCGAAATGGGATCTACAGCCGAAGGCGCATCAAAAATTTTCCTTCGCCCGGAAACGGCACAAGGTATTTTTGTAAACTACCTGAACGTACAGAAAACCGGACGTATGAAAATCCCGTTTGGTATTGCTCAAATCGGTAAAGCTTTCCGTAACGAAATTGTAGCCCGCCAGTTTATTTTCCGTATGCGCGAGTTCGAACAAATGGAAATGCAATTCTTTGTTCGTCCTGGCACCGAGCTGGATTGGTTCGAAAAATGGAAGACAACACGTATGAAATGGCATCGCGCCCTTGGTTTTGGCGACGAAAATTATCGTTTCCACGAGCACGAAAAACTGGCTCACTATGCCAATGCCGCTGTTGACGTGGAATTCAAATTCCCATTTGGCTTTAAAGAAGTAGAAGGAATCCACTCACGTACCGATTTTGATTTATCGCAACACGAAGAATATTCAGGCAAAAAAATTCGCTATTACGATCCTGAACTGGGTGAATCGTATGTTCCTTATGTTGTTGAAACATCGATTGGTGTCGACCGCATGTTCCTACAGGTTATTTCTGCAAGTTATTGCGAAGAGCAACTGGAAAAAGATACACGTGTGGTACTAAAATTACCCCCGGTACTTGCTCCGGTAAAACTAGCTGTTATGCCACTGGTTAAAAAAGACGGTCTGCCGGAAAAAGCCCGCGAGATTATCGACGACCTGAAGTTTGATTTCAACTGCCAGTACGACGAAAAAGACTCGATCGGTAAACGTTACCGCCGTCAGGATGCCATTGGTACTCCATTCTGTGTAACGGTCGATCACCAAACAAACGAAGATAACACCGTAACCATCCGTTATCGCGACACCATGGAACAGGAACGCGTTGCCATTGCCGATCTGGGTAAAATTATTGGCGATGCAGTTAGTTATAAAGGGTTGTTTGGGAAGTTGTAA
- a CDS encoding glycosyltransferase: MRYTIIIAVYNRTDEIRELLDSAEKLDFDRNVFEFLFVDDGSKDGFQDFINKYKSTTNLITRSIYQENKGPGEARNNGMRNAKGEYFIFVDSDCMFPPNWLHTIDEELQRNGYEAFGGPDTCHESFSPLLKAITYSMTSKLGTGGTRGQKKSVGKFYPRSFNMGIHRKIFEDIGGMNKLRHGQDMDFSQRIYDAGYKVGLIADAFVYHKRRTSLSKFYRQIFNWGVARINLSLAHPSMLKPVHLLPAMVVLGLVFLLIFTIIFPVIGSYLWIFTGISYLGIIFTAFFQSLLQYKNLKAALLSPVTLNIQVFAYGFGLIKALWQTKILGRKEAEGFVKGYYGKNLESR, from the coding sequence ATGCGTTATACAATTATCATAGCAGTTTACAACCGAACCGATGAAATTCGTGAGTTACTGGATAGTGCCGAAAAACTGGACTTTGATCGAAATGTATTTGAATTTCTTTTTGTAGATGATGGCTCAAAAGATGGTTTTCAGGATTTTATAAATAAATATAAATCAACAACCAACCTTATTACACGATCAATTTACCAAGAGAATAAAGGTCCGGGAGAAGCCCGTAATAACGGAATGCGGAATGCAAAAGGAGAATATTTCATCTTTGTGGACTCCGATTGTATGTTTCCTCCAAATTGGTTACATACGATCGATGAGGAACTGCAAAGAAACGGCTATGAAGCGTTTGGTGGCCCCGACACCTGCCACGAATCATTCAGCCCTCTTTTAAAAGCTATCACCTATTCCATGACGTCGAAGTTGGGAACCGGAGGTACAAGAGGACAAAAGAAAAGCGTGGGTAAATTTTACCCCCGAAGTTTTAATATGGGCATACACCGCAAGATTTTTGAGGATATTGGTGGCATGAATAAACTCCGCCATGGACAGGACATGGATTTCTCGCAACGCATTTACGATGCGGGGTATAAAGTGGGATTAATTGCAGATGCTTTTGTATATCATAAACGTAGAACAAGTCTGTCAAAATTTTATCGTCAGATTTTTAACTGGGGAGTTGCCCGGATCAATCTTTCACTGGCACATCCCTCCATGTTGAAACCGGTGCACTTATTGCCTGCCATGGTCGTATTAGGACTCGTATTCCTGCTCATTTTCACCATTATTTTCCCTGTAATTGGAAGCTATCTATGGATATTCACTGGCATTAGTTATCTGGGAATTATATTCACTGCGTTTTTTCAATCCCTACTGCAATATAAAAACCTGAAAGCTGCTCTACTTTCACCTGTTACATTAAACATTCAGGTATTTGCCTATGGCTTTGGATTAATAAAAGCGCTGTGGCAGACTAAAATTCTGGGAAGAAAGGAAGCCGAAGGATTTGTGAAAGGGTATTATGGGAAGAATCTGGAAAGCAGATAA
- a CDS encoding glycosyltransferase family 4 protein, whose translation MKKKVLIITYYWPPAGGPGVQRVLKFAKYLPEFGWEPIILTVTNGDYPAMDFSLEKEIPDNIKVFRTKTLEPFSLFKKLSKKDTIDTYVLNNNSEGLLSKIAKLVRANFFIPDARVGWKYFALTEAKKIIKQEQPLLVFSTSPPHSVQLIAKRIAKKYRLKWVADFRDPWVESYTNQHLPRTSWARKRDIKLEKSVLQQANFITLASIDFKKLFQTSVKNVQEITNSFDQIPPETTVQETELSIAYAGSMSESQVPHNFLKELGKNTQRNIRFNYYGNITTHFMNTIHKHNLQNNFKHHGYLEKSEFYTALKQNSILLLLMQPYEKGSDNIPLKLFDYLAAKRFIVAFGNPSGRTAHILKETKSGIVFSYNTPFGEKQMKKVLELKNNFTPDTNTLSNYSTPVITKKLSGIFNQLVS comes from the coding sequence ATGAAAAAGAAAGTCCTGATAATTACATATTACTGGCCTCCTGCCGGAGGTCCTGGGGTTCAACGCGTACTAAAATTTGCTAAATATCTACCGGAGTTTGGCTGGGAACCAATTATACTTACCGTTACAAATGGGGACTATCCGGCAATGGATTTCTCGTTAGAAAAAGAAATACCCGATAACATCAAAGTCTTCAGAACAAAAACTCTTGAACCCTTCTCTCTTTTCAAGAAACTATCAAAAAAAGACACAATTGATACTTATGTCTTAAATAATAATTCGGAAGGACTTCTTTCCAAAATTGCAAAATTGGTAAGAGCAAACTTCTTTATTCCGGATGCTCGTGTGGGTTGGAAATATTTTGCTCTCACAGAGGCAAAAAAAATCATAAAACAAGAACAACCGTTGTTGGTCTTTTCCACTTCTCCACCGCATTCAGTTCAGCTAATTGCAAAAAGAATTGCAAAAAAATATCGACTAAAATGGGTCGCTGATTTCCGCGATCCCTGGGTTGAGAGTTATACCAACCAGCATCTGCCAAGAACCAGCTGGGCAAGAAAGAGGGACATAAAACTTGAGAAATCAGTACTTCAACAAGCTAATTTTATTACCCTTGCGTCCATTGATTTCAAGAAACTGTTCCAAACGTCAGTTAAAAATGTTCAGGAAATTACCAACAGTTTCGACCAAATCCCACCAGAAACAACAGTTCAGGAAACAGAGCTTTCAATCGCTTATGCCGGGTCCATGTCTGAAAGTCAGGTACCGCACAACTTTTTAAAAGAGCTCGGTAAAAATACCCAGAGAAATATTCGTTTTAATTATTACGGAAATATTACTACTCATTTTATGAATACAATTCATAAGCATAATCTCCAGAATAATTTTAAACATCACGGATACTTAGAAAAATCAGAATTTTATACCGCATTAAAACAAAATTCTATTTTACTACTGCTGATGCAACCCTATGAAAAAGGATCAGACAATATTCCACTAAAACTTTTTGACTACCTTGCTGCAAAACGATTTATTGTTGCATTTGGTAATCCTTCAGGCAGAACTGCACACATTTTGAAAGAGACAAAGTCAGGTATCGTATTTTCTTATAACACACCCTTTGGGGAAAAGCAAATGAAAAAAGTACTGGAGTTAAAGAATAATTTTACACCTGATACTAATACATTAAGCAACTACTCCACTCCGGTAATAACCAAAAAATTATCCGGTATTTTTAACCAACTGGTATCATAA